One Capricornis sumatraensis isolate serow.1 chromosome 8, serow.2, whole genome shotgun sequence genomic region harbors:
- the LOC138084613 gene encoding olfactory receptor 6M1-like, whose amino-acid sequence MDVQNQTTVTEFILTAFPALQKLQIFLFVVLLFTYMLTLTGNGVIISLIWADSRLQTPMYFFLSNLSFLDILFTSSVTPKLLSFLLKDRKTISLAGCISQTYFFFFLGTVEFILLVVMSFDRYVAICNPLRYTIVMNSRLCLLLVLGCWVGAFLSVLCPVILLSRLPFCHEEINHFFCDIAPLLQVACTDTHFLEMISFLLSSLILLTSLVITTVSYTYIISTILRIPSAQGRQKAFSTCASHITVVSIAYGSNIFMYVRPSQSHSLEFDKVTAVLTIMGTPLLNPFIYSLRNEKVKEVLRDAINKIVFLLHRKP is encoded by the coding sequence ATGGATGTGCAGAATCAGACCACGGTGACCGAGTTCATCCTGACTGCCTTCCCTGCTCTCCAGAAGCTTCAGATCTTCCTCTTCGTGGTCCTGCTGTTTACGTACATGCTCACTCTAACTGGAAATGGTGTCATCATTTCCCTAATATGGGCTGATAGTCGCCTCCAAACCCCAATGTACTTCTTCCTCAGTAATTTGTCGTTTTTGGACATTTTATTCACTAGCTCAGTCACCCCAAAACTGTTATCCTTTCTCCTCAAGGACAGGAAGACCATATCTCTTGCAGGCTGCATCAGCCAAACATACTTCTTCTTCTTCCTGGGGACCGTGGAGTTCATCCTGCTCGTGGTGATGTCCtttgaccgctatgtggccatctgtaacCCCCTGCGCTACACCATCGTCATGAACAGCAGGCTGTGCCTCCTGCTGGTTCTGGGCTGCTGGGTGGGGGCCTTCCTGTCGGTGCTCTGCCCGGTCATTCTGCTGTCCAGGCTGCCCTTCTGCCATGAGGAGATTAATCACTTCTTCTGTGACATCGCCCCTCTGCTGCAGGTGGCCTGCACAGACACTCATTTCCTTGAGATGATAAGCTTCCTCTTGTCTTCTCTCATCCTCCTGACCTCGCTGGTGATCACCACCGTGTCCTATACCTACATCATCTCGACCATCCTGCGCATCCCCTCGGCCCAAGGGCGTCAGAAAGCCTTTTCCACCTGCGCTTCTCACATCACTGTCGTTTCTATTGCCTACGGGAGCAACATCTTCATGTATGTGAGACCCAGCCAGAGTCATTCCCTGGAATTTGATAAAGTGACTGCTGTCCTCACCATAATGGGGACCCCTCTCCTGAACCCCTTCATTTATAGTCTAAGGAATGAAAAGGTAAAGGAAGTTTTGAGAGATGCAATCAACAAAATTGTGTTCTTATTGCACAGGAAACCTTGA